In the genome of Streptomyces pactum, one region contains:
- a CDS encoding TetR/AcrR family transcriptional regulator — protein MDGTVLAAARDLLTEVGYARVTMDGVAARAGVGKAAIYRRFGSKAELLFAAAVHDMDIEPPPDTGSLRGDLRAMAALIRDRLSAPAARLVTPALMVEMGRDPSLVARFQETFIARERRDLTACLDRAVARGELPGPQDPTVAHLLMGGPLFLALFAFHLPVDEALLDDLATTIAAGLIARARAA, from the coding sequence ATCGACGGCACGGTCCTCGCGGCCGCCCGCGACCTCCTCACCGAGGTCGGCTATGCCCGGGTGACCATGGACGGGGTCGCCGCCCGGGCGGGCGTGGGCAAGGCGGCGATCTACCGCAGGTTCGGCTCCAAGGCGGAGCTGCTCTTCGCCGCCGCCGTCCACGACATGGACATCGAGCCGCCGCCGGACACCGGCTCCCTGCGCGGGGACCTCCGGGCCATGGCGGCCCTGATCCGTGACCGGCTCTCGGCGCCGGCGGCGCGGCTGGTGACCCCGGCGCTGATGGTGGAGATGGGACGCGACCCGTCACTGGTCGCCCGGTTCCAGGAGACCTTCATCGCCCGGGAGCGCCGGGACCTGACGGCGTGCCTGGACCGTGCGGTCGCCCGCGGCGAGCTGCCGGGCCCGCAGGACCCCACCGTGGCGCACCTGCTGATGGGCGGTCCGCTGTTCCTGGCGCTGTTCGCGTTCCACCTGCCGGTGGACGAGGCGCTGCTGGACGACCTGGCGACGACGATCGCGGCGGGCCTGATCGCCCGGGCACGGGCCGCCTGA
- a CDS encoding ester cyclase, whose protein sequence is MPSSTAPPAPDIRTIAPRVLDDLWNKHDLGVIDEHFSPHVVTHVPLPGQPVIHGTAGLRELAGRMFTAMPDLSRTTHEVLAQGDKVMVRGELRGHQRGTLMGIPPTGRPTVLTEHVIMRFTGSRIAEMWQQADYLGVLGQLGITPPEDAGPLGTVAHTVRTVGRLGALTVRDRVGRGRRAGR, encoded by the coding sequence ATGCCAAGCAGCACGGCGCCGCCGGCGCCCGACATCAGGACGATCGCGCCGCGGGTCCTGGACGACCTGTGGAACAAGCACGACCTCGGAGTCATCGACGAGCACTTCAGCCCGCACGTGGTGACCCACGTACCGCTGCCGGGACAGCCGGTGATCCACGGCACGGCGGGGCTGCGGGAGCTGGCGGGCCGGATGTTCACCGCCATGCCGGACCTGTCCCGCACCACCCACGAGGTGCTGGCCCAGGGCGACAAGGTCATGGTGCGCGGCGAGTTACGGGGCCACCAGCGGGGCACGCTGATGGGCATCCCGCCCACCGGGCGGCCCACCGTGCTCACCGAGCACGTGATCATGCGGTTCACCGGCAGCAGGATCGCCGAGATGTGGCAGCAGGCCGACTACCTGGGCGTGCTGGGCCAGCTCGGCATCACCCCGCCCGAGGACGCCGGGCCGCTGGGCACCGTCGCCCACACGGTCCGGACCGTCGGCCGGCTCGGCGCGCTGACCGTCCGGGACCGCGTCGGGCGGGGCAGGAGGGCCGGGCGATGA
- a CDS encoding ester cyclase produces MTADGRVAKNPRGPRTGKGAGAGAGAQGGDGFRLTTEHILKISDLSWSDDNSRALPHYAPDFTCHLPGRPVLHGGQEFLGTLNLVRAAKPDVRIDWHDILIDGDQAVLHVTFRGTHLGPLFGIPPTGRRLEIGEIIIEKYDDQGRMREFRQEGDYAGMLTQMGVVPPPGTGPLGTIAHSVRTAVRLTRLDRAYRRRNPHRPAG; encoded by the coding sequence ATGACGGCGGACGGACGGGTGGCGAAGAACCCGCGGGGCCCCAGGACCGGAAAGGGCGCCGGCGCGGGGGCCGGCGCGCAGGGCGGCGACGGCTTCCGGCTCACCACGGAGCACATCCTGAAGATCTCCGACCTCTCCTGGTCGGACGACAACTCCCGCGCCCTGCCGCACTACGCGCCCGACTTCACGTGCCACCTCCCCGGCCGCCCCGTGCTCCACGGCGGCCAGGAGTTCCTCGGCACCCTCAACCTGGTACGGGCCGCCAAGCCCGATGTGCGGATCGACTGGCACGACATCCTCATCGACGGCGACCAGGCCGTCCTGCACGTCACCTTCCGCGGCACCCACCTCGGCCCGCTCTTCGGCATCCCGCCCACCGGGCGGCGGCTGGAGATCGGGGAGATCATCATCGAGAAGTACGACGACCAGGGCCGCATGCGGGAGTTCCGCCAGGAGGGCGACTACGCCGGGATGCTCACCCAGATGGGCGTCGTCCCGCCGCCCGGCACCGGCCCCCTCGGCACCATCGCGCACTCCGTCAGGACCGCGGTCCGCCTGACCCGGCTCGACCGTGCGTACCGCAGGAGGAACCCGCACCGGCCCGCGGGCTGA